A single region of the Corallococcus silvisoli genome encodes:
- a CDS encoding DUF4397 domain-containing protein codes for MKNRLRAFLLWAGLGLLPVLAGCDAEECKDAFDCRDQGTAPAGQAWTCQESLCVAVTLVPAKDAGTNADAGVDGGPGVDAGADGGVDAGVDGGVDAGADAGPVAYVRFVNSLYEGNFDDANTPWDAARYRMEVHSSAASQPLFTGVEPGAAGAKAFIAVTPGAKLTFTLRRTGAAPSQPAVATSAEVSLAEGGRLTLLAMGGVASQGTSEVNAPKLLVLDDSAFGAVPPGEVRVRHVTADQVIADFFPRFLKTDSGDELPEVTPFTADPEVKGRVIPEATTRLLVRGSIDTPEPSQSGELGYTLPAGALVKGQAYYVLSSGDDRRAMDDPGASTLWLIPAGKDGAVRMKRDPLLYFFHALDSGAPLKALSQGVPVAADFRYGSDPKPGDLPASAAGHTLSFVLQSDGATSVLGGVQTGPLEAGRRYLVVVSGQAGGTGALAPRAFVVPDTFPSEAQDARVRFVNACAASPATGASLGYFDVAPDGSSRGTTFTPVIQDVAYGTAGGATGGVAFPAPTGTDVTGSYFYYAVRGTVSGAPTNRSVQGLPIVRPHLFLLMGNWDSGPTFRAFNLRSNTWSVLTPRGDDVFRP; via the coding sequence ATGAAAAACCGCTTGAGGGCGTTCCTGTTGTGGGCTGGCCTGGGCTTGCTGCCCGTGCTGGCCGGCTGCGATGCAGAGGAGTGCAAGGACGCGTTCGACTGCCGCGACCAAGGGACGGCCCCCGCAGGACAGGCATGGACGTGCCAGGAGTCCCTATGCGTCGCCGTCACGCTGGTCCCCGCGAAGGACGCGGGCACGAACGCGGACGCGGGCGTGGATGGTGGCCCGGGCGTGGATGCGGGTGCGGACGGGGGCGTGGATGCGGGTGTGGACGGGGGCGTGGATGCGGGTGCGGACGCGGGGCCCGTCGCCTATGTCCGCTTCGTCAACTCGCTCTACGAGGGCAACTTCGACGATGCGAACACGCCGTGGGACGCCGCCCGGTACCGGATGGAGGTCCACTCCAGCGCGGCCTCCCAGCCGCTGTTCACCGGCGTGGAGCCGGGAGCGGCGGGCGCGAAGGCGTTCATCGCGGTCACGCCGGGCGCGAAGCTCACCTTCACCCTCCGCCGCACGGGCGCCGCTCCTTCGCAGCCCGCCGTGGCGACGAGCGCGGAGGTGTCACTGGCGGAAGGCGGTCGGCTGACGCTGCTGGCGATGGGTGGAGTGGCCAGCCAGGGCACCTCCGAGGTCAACGCGCCGAAGCTGCTCGTGCTGGATGACTCCGCCTTCGGTGCCGTGCCTCCGGGCGAGGTGCGGGTGCGGCACGTGACCGCGGATCAGGTCATCGCGGACTTCTTCCCCCGCTTCCTGAAGACCGACTCGGGCGACGAGCTTCCGGAGGTCACGCCCTTCACCGCGGATCCCGAGGTGAAGGGGCGCGTCATCCCGGAGGCGACGACTCGCCTGCTGGTGCGTGGCAGCATCGACACGCCGGAGCCTTCGCAGAGCGGGGAGCTGGGCTACACGCTGCCGGCCGGCGCGCTGGTGAAGGGGCAGGCCTACTACGTCCTGTCCTCCGGCGACGACCGGCGCGCCATGGACGACCCGGGCGCGTCCACCCTGTGGCTGATTCCCGCGGGGAAGGACGGCGCGGTGCGCATGAAGCGGGACCCGCTCCTGTACTTCTTCCACGCGCTCGACTCCGGCGCCCCGCTGAAGGCGCTCAGCCAGGGCGTGCCCGTGGCGGCGGACTTCCGCTACGGCTCCGACCCGAAGCCGGGCGACCTCCCCGCCAGCGCGGCGGGCCACACGCTGTCGTTCGTCCTGCAGTCGGATGGCGCCACGTCCGTGCTGGGCGGCGTCCAGACGGGCCCGCTGGAGGCGGGGCGCCGCTACCTCGTCGTGGTGTCGGGGCAGGCGGGAGGGACCGGGGCCCTGGCCCCGCGGGCCTTCGTCGTGCCGGACACCTTCCCGTCGGAGGCGCAGGACGCGCGCGTGCGGTTCGTGAATGCCTGCGCGGCCTCGCCCGCGACGGGCGCCAGCCTGGGCTACTTCGACGTCGCTCCGGATGGCTCCAGCCGGGGCACCACCTTCACGCCCGTCATCCAGGACGTGGCCTACGGCACGGCCGGTGGCGCCACGGGGGGCGTGGCCTTCCCCGCGCCCACGGGCACCGACGTGACGGGCTCCTATTTCTATTACGCCGTCCGGGGCACCGTGAGCGGCGCTCCCACGAACCGCTCCGTGCAGGGGCTGCCCATCGTCCGGCCCCACCTGTTCCTGCTGATGGGGAACTGGGACAGCGGCCCCACGTTCCGCGCCTTCAACCTGCGCTCCAACACCTGGAGCGTCCTGACGCCGCGAGGTGACGACGTCTTCCGTCCGTAG
- a CDS encoding short-chain fatty acid transporter, whose amino-acid sequence METLVRFAEGLGRFSARFVPSAFAIAVLLTLLTMALAMGWGGAAPPAVLDAWGGGFWELLTFSMQMALVMFTGYLLALTAPVKALLEKVASLPRSPRGATALMAAVSMALAYFNWGLSLVASAMLVRFIARRRPDVDYRLLVACAYFGLGATWHAGLSASAPLLVATPGHFLEKQLGLIPISRTLFSPFNVGLTLAAVALLTGLAWALHPSPARTVRVDPAVLEKLGDFTPPQKPRGPLSPAEWLDNAWLLNAVFGVLGLVWFARHLWLNGGWKALNLNGVNFTFLTLAVLLHGTPARLLKASEEAAGVLHGIVLQFPLYAGIYGIFKATGLTDRIGELFVSLSTRDTFPAVVYLYSGVVNYFVPSGGSKWAIEAPYLLEAAGRLGVAPEKVVLAYAWGDMATDLIQPFWALPLLAVARLEFKDILGFLLVAFLAYLPLVTLAFFLFG is encoded by the coding sequence GTGGAAACCCTCGTCCGGTTCGCCGAAGGCCTGGGCCGATTCTCCGCGCGCTTCGTGCCCAGCGCCTTCGCCATCGCCGTGCTGCTCACGCTGCTCACGATGGCGCTGGCCATGGGCTGGGGGGGCGCCGCGCCGCCCGCGGTGCTGGACGCCTGGGGCGGCGGGTTCTGGGAGCTGCTCACCTTCTCCATGCAGATGGCGCTGGTGATGTTCACGGGCTACCTGCTGGCGCTCACCGCGCCGGTGAAGGCGCTGCTGGAGAAGGTCGCGAGCCTGCCCAGGAGCCCGCGGGGCGCCACGGCCCTGATGGCGGCGGTGTCCATGGCGCTCGCGTATTTCAACTGGGGCCTGTCGCTGGTGGCCAGCGCCATGCTGGTGCGCTTCATCGCGCGGCGCCGCCCGGACGTGGACTACCGGCTGCTGGTGGCGTGCGCGTACTTCGGGCTGGGCGCCACCTGGCACGCGGGCCTGTCCGCCTCCGCCCCGCTGCTGGTCGCGACGCCAGGGCACTTCCTGGAGAAGCAGCTGGGCCTCATCCCCATCAGCCGGACGCTGTTCTCCCCCTTCAACGTGGGCCTCACGCTGGCGGCGGTGGCGCTGCTCACCGGGCTGGCGTGGGCGCTGCACCCGTCCCCCGCGCGCACCGTGCGGGTGGACCCCGCGGTGCTGGAGAAGCTGGGGGACTTCACTCCGCCCCAGAAGCCCCGAGGGCCGCTGAGCCCCGCCGAGTGGTTGGACAACGCCTGGCTGCTCAACGCCGTCTTCGGCGTGCTGGGACTGGTGTGGTTCGCCCGGCACCTGTGGCTGAACGGCGGCTGGAAGGCGCTCAACCTCAACGGGGTGAACTTCACCTTCCTCACGCTGGCGGTGCTGCTGCACGGCACGCCCGCGCGGCTGCTCAAGGCCAGCGAGGAGGCGGCGGGCGTGCTGCACGGCATCGTGCTGCAGTTCCCGCTGTACGCGGGCATCTACGGCATCTTCAAGGCCACCGGGCTCACGGACCGCATCGGGGAGCTCTTCGTGTCGCTGTCCACGCGCGACACCTTCCCCGCCGTCGTGTACCTGTACAGCGGCGTGGTGAACTACTTCGTGCCCTCCGGCGGCTCCAAGTGGGCCATCGAGGCGCCCTACCTGCTGGAGGCGGCGGGGCGGCTGGGCGTGGCGCCGGAGAAGGTGGTGCTGGCGTACGCCTGGGGCGACATGGCCACCGACCTCATCCAGCCCTTCTGGGCGCTGCCGCTGCTGGCCGTGGCGCGGCTGGAGTTCAAGGACATCCTCGGCTTCCTCCTGGTCGCGTTCCTCGCGTACCTGCCGCTGGTGACGCTGGCCTTCTTCCTCTTCGGATAG
- a CDS encoding ATPase domain-containing protein: MSPSEQHPPVFERIATGVPGLDPILGGGLMASGVYIVVGEPGAGKTLFANQLCYSQARQGTRCLYVTLLAESHSRMLSNLRGMAFFDASQLPQRIYYVSGFRMLEEQGLPGLLELLRREMRNHGAGILVLDGLVQAQEAAGSSRDFKKFIHELQVSAGLSRFTALLLTSSVGPTVHPEYTMVDGILELRERTAAMRSWRELQVRKFRGSASLGGSHHFRISEAGVEVFPRLESMVSRAQPPDWGAQRVRFGVPTLDAMIPEGIAAASTTLVMGPPGCGKTLLGASHLAEGLRLGEPGLMVSFYEGPERLLHKAASVGLSLGGAVKDGRLVLQWNMPAECNLDMVVHAMMEDVRKRGVKRLFVDGLSAMVETTHEPARISPFFAALTQELRRHGVTTVFTLETPRLFGPDMDVPLGTGLSGVAENLLFMRHLELNGRLRRLLSIFKLRDADYDPTLREFLITSQGIEVQPPFQPSPELLLTGIARFPGNHS; this comes from the coding sequence ATGTCCCCTAGCGAGCAGCACCCTCCCGTCTTCGAGCGCATCGCGACAGGCGTGCCCGGACTGGATCCCATCCTGGGCGGTGGCCTGATGGCATCGGGCGTCTACATCGTCGTGGGGGAACCGGGGGCGGGGAAGACGCTCTTCGCCAACCAGCTCTGCTATTCGCAGGCGCGCCAGGGGACGCGCTGTCTCTATGTGACGCTGCTGGCGGAGTCCCACTCGCGCATGCTCTCGAACCTGCGAGGCATGGCGTTCTTCGACGCGTCCCAGCTCCCCCAGCGCATCTACTACGTCAGCGGCTTCCGGATGCTGGAGGAGCAGGGCCTGCCGGGGCTCCTGGAGCTGCTGCGCCGGGAGATGCGCAACCACGGCGCGGGCATCCTGGTGCTGGACGGGCTGGTGCAGGCGCAGGAGGCCGCGGGCAGCAGCCGCGACTTCAAGAAGTTCATCCACGAGCTCCAGGTGTCCGCCGGCCTGTCGCGCTTCACCGCGCTCCTGCTCACCAGCAGCGTGGGCCCCACCGTGCATCCGGAATACACGATGGTGGACGGCATCCTGGAGCTGCGCGAGCGCACGGCCGCCATGCGCTCCTGGCGGGAGCTGCAGGTGCGCAAGTTCCGGGGCAGCGCCAGCCTCGGCGGTTCGCACCACTTCCGCATCTCCGAGGCGGGCGTGGAGGTGTTCCCCCGCCTGGAGTCGATGGTCAGCCGCGCGCAGCCGCCGGACTGGGGCGCGCAGCGGGTGCGCTTTGGCGTGCCCACGCTGGACGCGATGATTCCGGAGGGCATCGCCGCCGCGTCCACCACGCTGGTGATGGGGCCTCCGGGCTGCGGCAAGACGCTGCTGGGCGCCAGCCACCTGGCGGAGGGCCTGCGGCTGGGCGAGCCCGGCCTGATGGTGAGCTTCTACGAGGGGCCGGAGCGGCTGCTGCACAAGGCGGCCAGCGTGGGCCTGTCGCTGGGGGGCGCGGTGAAGGATGGCCGGCTGGTGCTCCAGTGGAACATGCCCGCGGAGTGCAACCTGGACATGGTGGTGCACGCGATGATGGAGGACGTGCGCAAGCGCGGCGTGAAGCGCCTGTTCGTGGACGGCCTGAGCGCCATGGTGGAGACGACCCACGAGCCGGCGCGCATCAGCCCCTTCTTCGCCGCGCTCACGCAGGAATTGCGACGCCACGGGGTGACGACCGTCTTCACGCTGGAGACGCCGCGCCTCTTCGGCCCGGACATGGATGTGCCCCTGGGCACCGGCCTGTCCGGTGTGGCGGAGAACCTGCTGTTCATGCGTCACCTGGAGCTCAACGGACGGCTGCGGCGGCTGCTGTCCATCTTCAAGCTGCGCGACGCGGACTACGACCCGACGCTGCGCGAGTTCCTCATCACCTCCCAGGGAATCGAGGTCCAGCCTCCCTTCCAGCCGTCGCCCGAGCTGCTGCTCACCGGCATCGCCCGCTTCCCGGGCAACCACTCCTGA
- a CDS encoding response regulator translates to MVPATETVLVVDDEQGILEALADLLREEGYRVLTASHGREALERLAEVKPDLVLTDWMMPVLDGPALIERLQQDPALRGIPVLGMSAVDVSGLRRQHPGMEFLQKPFDIRALMKLVRRALDATPSVQGG, encoded by the coding sequence GTGGTTCCCGCGACCGAGACCGTGCTGGTGGTGGACGACGAACAGGGCATCTTGGAAGCGCTGGCGGACCTCTTGCGTGAAGAGGGCTACCGCGTGCTCACGGCGTCCCATGGCCGCGAGGCCCTGGAGCGCCTGGCGGAGGTGAAGCCGGACCTGGTCCTCACGGACTGGATGATGCCGGTGCTGGACGGCCCCGCGCTCATCGAGCGCCTCCAGCAGGACCCCGCGCTCCGCGGCATCCCCGTGCTGGGCATGAGCGCCGTGGACGTGAGCGGCCTCAGGCGCCAGCACCCCGGCATGGAATTCCTCCAGAAGCCCTTCGACATCCGCGCCCTGATGAAGCTGGTGCGCAGGGCCCTGGACGCCACCCCCTCCGTCCAGGGAGGGTGA
- a CDS encoding DUF5985 family protein, with protein sequence MAEAVYILCALTSAACAVLLLRAWRRTRMKLLLYSGLCFVFFTVNNVLLFVDLVLIPAGDLTMARTVTSLVASGVLLFGLIWDVS encoded by the coding sequence ATGGCTGAGGCGGTCTACATCCTGTGCGCGCTGACGAGCGCGGCGTGCGCGGTGCTGCTGCTGCGGGCGTGGCGGCGCACGCGGATGAAGCTGCTGCTCTACAGCGGGCTGTGCTTCGTGTTCTTCACCGTGAACAACGTGCTCTTGTTCGTGGACCTGGTGCTCATCCCCGCGGGAGACCTGACGATGGCGCGCACCGTCACCTCGCTGGTGGCCAGCGGGGTGCTGCTCTTCGGCCTCATCTGGGACGTGTCGTGA
- a CDS encoding DUF5985 family protein, which translates to MLKTLLDGAVLMAYLACALFFLRFYLQSKDRLFALFSLAFTLMGVHNLLGALVAPDLDAERVYYLYVVRLVAYLLILGAIWDKNRAGRASR; encoded by the coding sequence GTGTTGAAGACCCTGCTCGATGGCGCCGTGCTGATGGCGTACCTGGCCTGCGCCCTGTTCTTCCTCCGCTTCTACCTCCAGTCGAAGGACCGGCTCTTCGCCCTGTTCTCCCTGGCCTTCACGCTGATGGGCGTGCACAACCTGCTGGGCGCGCTGGTGGCGCCGGACCTGGACGCCGAGCGCGTCTATTATCTGTACGTCGTGCGGCTGGTGGCCTACCTGCTCATCCTGGGAGCCATCTGGGACAAGAACCGCGCGGGGCGTGCTTCGCGGTGA
- a CDS encoding aldo/keto reductase: MADTSLPRFPPRRGLGRTGFTATAVGIGDVADRTVPRAELVATLARALDAGLNVIDTAPGYEDGLSEEVVGEALRGRREGVFVIDKVDVLDAPVAPQVEASLARLGLPSVDLFALHAVRSLEQWEAVARPGGALEQLEACVAKGRARFKGISCHHPDALVAAVRSGRCDVVMFPLGPFVDARYVEEVLPLARERGVGVVSFKTFGAGKLLGDTEGYGRPLQARPRGKVSSGGEARDTPVLPHLTVAECVHYTLTLDPDVMLMGMGFANEQDAALQAAAAFRPLDAAGLRTVRERAREAIQGKGEVWWNPPSPEAVAG; the protein is encoded by the coding sequence ATGGCAGACACATCGCTCCCCCGCTTCCCTCCTCGCCGGGGGCTCGGGCGCACGGGCTTCACCGCGACGGCGGTGGGCATTGGTGACGTGGCGGACCGCACGGTGCCGCGCGCGGAGCTCGTCGCTACGCTGGCGCGGGCGCTGGACGCGGGGCTCAACGTCATCGACACCGCGCCGGGCTACGAGGACGGCCTGAGCGAGGAGGTCGTGGGCGAGGCCTTGAGGGGCCGGCGCGAGGGCGTCTTCGTCATCGACAAGGTGGATGTGCTGGACGCGCCGGTGGCGCCGCAGGTGGAGGCGAGCCTGGCGCGGCTGGGGCTGCCGTCGGTGGACCTGTTCGCGCTGCACGCGGTGAGGTCGCTGGAGCAGTGGGAGGCGGTGGCCCGGCCGGGCGGCGCGCTGGAGCAGCTGGAGGCGTGCGTGGCGAAGGGGCGGGCGCGCTTCAAGGGCATCTCCTGCCACCACCCGGACGCGCTCGTGGCGGCGGTGCGCTCCGGGCGGTGCGACGTGGTGATGTTCCCGCTGGGGCCCTTCGTGGACGCGCGCTACGTGGAGGAGGTCTTGCCCCTGGCGCGCGAGCGCGGCGTGGGCGTGGTGTCCTTCAAGACGTTCGGCGCGGGGAAGCTGCTGGGCGACACGGAGGGTTATGGCCGGCCACTCCAGGCACGCCCGCGCGGCAAGGTGAGCTCCGGCGGCGAGGCGCGCGACACGCCGGTGTTGCCGCACCTGACGGTGGCGGAGTGCGTGCACTACACGCTTACGTTGGATCCGGACGTGATGCTGATGGGGATGGGCTTCGCGAACGAACAGGACGCCGCGCTGCAAGCGGCCGCGGCCTTCCGGCCCCTGGATGCTGCCGGGCTCCGGACGGTGCGCGAGCGGGCGCGCGAGGCCATCCAGGGCAAGGGCGAGGTGTGGTGGAACCCGCCTTCACCGGAGGCTGTCGCGGGCTGA
- a CDS encoding GAF domain-containing protein has translation MPEPSIEPLTEPAGEPSRPRAPTGEGATPRSPEVFLGAGDAPSAREPGPLESVAPRMAEGRFAFLARAGEVLSSSLDEPTVLRQLAELVVPELADWCTVDLLTPARTVVRRAAAHRDPARVPAVYAIAERWPPRADEPRSVGYVLGTGQSLLVPELTEARMREAVAQGNEALAEAWRLGCRSVMQVPLAARGRVLGCLSLVAGESGRRYDEHDLELARELARRAALSLDNALLYGEARQSQARAARLQAVTAALSRAATEDAVAQVLAREVWDASGATRVAVLALEEDGLLRPLRLLGYSQEALTRFTRPPHEPSRPEVCQVLRREAAWFSSLEEFIAQHPRDEAFARSLGPGARAVVPLWCETRVRGLLLLAWPESRVFSAAERGFLEALAHQCAQALERAALYEALRERTERLRQALVTGDMGTWRVDLSHGRELRDAALNHMLGLPAVDSASSVGDLLERVYPEDRPHVEAEYLRYQREVPGFFELEFRVVRRDGGVRWLHSVGQSFAGPDGKVAELTGAMADVTRRKEAEERLQLLLDASRVLAPRLDDVEEALPSVARLVVDHVATGCLVDLVAPDGTLRQVTAAHRVPAHDARLKASLSAEDRGPAHPALQCFESGEVCFVSRLDFKHRDAVSASESHRALVASLEPTSVLSVPLRSRGRTLGVITLFTAAPQRALVAADVTMAEELALRVSVALESARLFHDAQSAVRLRDEFLSVASHELKTPLTSLILQHNLIGRALESSGTPGPVIGRLHTAQRQVFRLTALVDNLLDVSRMSLGKLSLERAEVDLTQVTRDAAERLGEVFAQARCPLQLELPSTLTGQWDALRLDQVLVNLLTNAAKYGAGRPVSVRAGVNARDEAWLEVRDEGIGIEADALPRLFGRFERAVSDRHYGGMGLGLYISRQIVDALGGRIDVTSQPGMGATFTLRLPRAAPGGAARPRPPSK, from the coding sequence ATGCCCGAACCTTCCATCGAGCCCCTGACCGAGCCCGCCGGTGAGCCGTCGCGGCCCCGCGCCCCGACAGGGGAGGGCGCGACGCCCCGCTCCCCGGAGGTGTTCCTGGGGGCCGGGGACGCCCCCTCCGCGCGGGAGCCGGGGCCTCTGGAGTCCGTGGCGCCTCGCATGGCGGAGGGGCGCTTCGCGTTCCTGGCCCGCGCGGGCGAGGTGCTGTCGTCGTCGCTGGATGAACCGACCGTGCTGCGCCAGCTGGCGGAGCTGGTGGTGCCGGAGCTGGCGGATTGGTGCACGGTGGACCTCCTCACCCCGGCCCGGACCGTGGTGCGCCGGGCCGCCGCGCACCGGGACCCCGCGCGGGTGCCCGCGGTGTATGCGATTGCGGAGCGCTGGCCGCCCCGGGCGGATGAGCCGCGGTCCGTGGGCTACGTGCTGGGGACCGGTCAGTCCCTCCTGGTGCCGGAGCTCACCGAGGCCCGGATGCGGGAGGCCGTGGCGCAGGGGAACGAAGCGCTGGCCGAGGCGTGGCGCCTGGGCTGCCGCTCCGTGATGCAGGTCCCGCTGGCGGCGCGGGGGCGCGTGTTGGGATGTCTGTCATTGGTCGCCGGCGAGTCCGGCCGCCGCTACGACGAGCACGACCTGGAGCTGGCGCGGGAGCTGGCCCGCCGGGCCGCGCTGTCGCTGGACAACGCGCTGCTGTACGGCGAGGCCCGTCAATCCCAGGCGCGCGCCGCGCGGCTGCAAGCGGTGACGGCGGCGCTGTCCCGCGCGGCCACCGAGGACGCGGTGGCGCAGGTGCTGGCGCGCGAGGTGTGGGATGCCAGCGGCGCCACGCGCGTCGCGGTGCTGGCCCTGGAGGAGGACGGCCTGCTGCGTCCGCTGCGCCTGCTGGGCTATTCGCAGGAGGCGCTGACCCGCTTCACCCGGCCTCCCCATGAGCCCTCGCGCCCGGAGGTGTGTCAGGTCCTCCGGCGGGAGGCGGCGTGGTTCTCCTCGTTGGAGGAGTTCATCGCCCAGCATCCCCGGGACGAGGCGTTCGCGCGCAGCCTGGGCCCCGGGGCGCGCGCGGTGGTGCCGCTGTGGTGCGAGACGCGCGTGCGGGGGTTGCTGCTGCTCGCGTGGCCGGAGTCGCGGGTCTTCTCGGCCGCGGAGCGAGGCTTCCTGGAGGCGCTGGCGCACCAGTGCGCGCAGGCGCTGGAGCGGGCCGCGCTCTACGAAGCGCTGCGCGAGCGCACGGAGCGGCTGCGGCAGGCGCTGGTGACCGGCGACATGGGGACGTGGCGGGTGGACCTGTCGCACGGCAGGGAGCTGCGCGACGCGGCGCTCAACCACATGCTGGGGTTGCCGGCGGTGGACTCCGCGTCGTCCGTGGGGGACCTGTTGGAGCGCGTGTACCCGGAGGACCGTCCGCACGTGGAGGCGGAGTACCTGCGTTACCAGCGGGAGGTGCCGGGCTTCTTCGAGCTGGAGTTCCGCGTGGTGCGCCGCGACGGCGGCGTCCGCTGGCTGCACAGCGTGGGGCAGTCCTTCGCGGGGCCGGATGGGAAGGTGGCGGAGCTCACCGGCGCGATGGCGGACGTCACACGGCGCAAGGAGGCCGAGGAGCGGCTTCAGCTGCTGCTGGACGCGAGCCGCGTGCTGGCGCCGCGCCTGGACGACGTGGAGGAGGCGCTGCCCAGCGTGGCGCGGCTGGTGGTGGACCATGTCGCCACCGGCTGTCTGGTGGACCTGGTCGCGCCGGACGGCACCCTGCGGCAGGTGACGGCGGCGCACCGCGTGCCGGCCCATGACGCGCGGCTGAAGGCGTCCCTGTCGGCGGAGGACCGGGGGCCGGCGCACCCGGCGCTCCAGTGCTTCGAGTCGGGGGAGGTCTGCTTCGTGTCGCGCCTGGACTTCAAGCACCGCGACGCTGTCTCCGCGAGCGAGTCCCACCGGGCGCTGGTGGCCAGCCTGGAGCCCACGTCGGTGCTGTCGGTGCCGCTGCGCTCGCGGGGCCGCACGCTGGGCGTCATCACGCTGTTCACCGCGGCGCCCCAGCGCGCGCTGGTGGCCGCGGACGTGACGATGGCGGAGGAGCTGGCGTTGCGCGTGAGCGTGGCGCTGGAGAGCGCGCGCCTGTTCCATGACGCCCAGTCCGCGGTGCGCCTGCGCGACGAGTTCCTCTCCGTGGCGAGCCACGAGCTGAAGACGCCGCTCACCAGCCTCATCCTCCAGCACAACCTGATTGGCCGGGCGCTGGAGAGCTCGGGCACGCCGGGGCCCGTCATCGGACGGCTGCACACCGCGCAGCGGCAGGTGTTCCGGCTGACGGCGCTGGTGGACAACCTGCTGGACGTGAGCCGGATGTCGTTGGGCAAGCTGTCGCTGGAGCGCGCGGAGGTGGACCTGACGCAGGTGACGCGCGACGCGGCGGAGCGGCTGGGGGAGGTGTTCGCGCAGGCGCGGTGCCCGCTCCAGCTGGAGCTGCCGAGCACGCTGACGGGCCAGTGGGACGCGCTCCGGTTGGACCAGGTGCTGGTGAACCTGCTCACCAACGCGGCGAAGTACGGCGCGGGCCGGCCGGTGTCGGTGCGCGCGGGCGTGAACGCTCGCGACGAGGCCTGGCTGGAGGTGCGCGACGAGGGCATCGGCATCGAAGCGGACGCGCTGCCGCGCCTCTTCGGCCGCTTCGAGCGCGCCGTGTCCGACCGGCACTACGGCGGCATGGGGCTGGGGCTCTACATCAGCCGCCAGATCGTCGACGCGCTGGGCGGCCGCATCGACGTGACCAGCCAGCCGGGGATGGGCGCCACCTTCACGCTGCGGCTGCCCCGCGCGGCGCCGGGGGGAGCGGCGCGGCCCCGTCCCCCCTCGAAGTGA
- a CDS encoding DUF779 domain-containing protein yields the protein MTVPRVELTPAAEALLHKMQGLHGPLLFHQSGGCCDGSAPMCFPRGDFRVGQEDVYLGRIADTPFYMSGPQFEYWRHTHLTVDVVPGRGSGFSVEAPEGVRFLIRSRLFTDDEYRALEAEGPPPKGPHH from the coding sequence ATGACCGTGCCGCGCGTCGAGCTGACGCCGGCCGCCGAGGCCCTGCTCCACAAGATGCAGGGCCTCCACGGCCCGCTGCTCTTCCATCAGTCCGGCGGCTGCTGCGACGGCAGCGCGCCCATGTGCTTCCCGCGCGGCGACTTCCGCGTGGGCCAGGAAGACGTGTACCTGGGCCGGATCGCCGACACGCCCTTCTACATGTCCGGCCCGCAGTTCGAGTACTGGCGCCACACCCACCTCACCGTGGACGTGGTGCCCGGTCGCGGCAGCGGCTTCTCCGTCGAGGCCCCCGAAGGCGTGCGCTTCCTCATCCGCTCGCGCCTGTTCACCGACGACGAGTACCGCGCGCTGGAAGCCGAAGGGCCCCCACCCAAGGGACCCCATCACTGA